One stretch of Amycolatopsis sp. NBC_00345 DNA includes these proteins:
- a CDS encoding sensor histidine kinase → MTAVVDPETRALRRARRTIAGQIAVVITLVVLAAGGISYWVLLRGQNDEVDRTLNTTLARGLSVTPPGCVYLVTPAGHVPSGPMPFAVPPPASVPNDGDVVTEERSLGGGTYMMRTVNRGGQVSQAFMDEYYLIMDREQLVFGLAVAELVVLLAAVVSGYLLAGRAIRPLGEALRRQRTFVADASHELRAPLTRLHTRTQLLARRARGSSAPVSPAELDTLVDGTRELGEVVEDLLLSAQAGCERPSLEPVELGLLAEQAVAAEAVRAGDRRVHICVHRSPGLADVVPGVPTALRRVLSALLDNAIGHTPPGGSIEVTLANPDDRHVELRVQDTGTGFAQRDAERLFERFAHGTSGEGRRFGLGLALVHEVVTGHGGTIAAAGAPGVGATFTLRFTRAAR, encoded by the coding sequence GTGACGGCGGTGGTCGATCCGGAGACGCGGGCGCTGCGGCGCGCTCGGCGGACGATCGCGGGCCAGATCGCCGTGGTGATCACGCTGGTGGTGCTGGCGGCGGGCGGGATCTCGTACTGGGTGCTGCTGCGCGGACAGAACGACGAGGTCGACCGCACGCTGAACACCACGCTGGCTCGCGGCCTGTCGGTGACGCCGCCGGGCTGCGTCTACCTGGTGACGCCCGCCGGCCACGTGCCGTCCGGGCCGATGCCGTTCGCCGTGCCGCCGCCCGCATCGGTGCCGAACGACGGCGACGTCGTCACGGAGGAGCGCTCGCTCGGCGGCGGGACGTACATGATGCGCACGGTGAACCGCGGCGGGCAGGTGTCGCAGGCGTTCATGGACGAGTACTACCTGATCATGGACCGCGAGCAGCTGGTGTTCGGGCTGGCCGTGGCGGAGCTGGTGGTGCTGCTGGCGGCCGTCGTCAGCGGTTACCTGCTGGCGGGCCGCGCGATCCGGCCGCTGGGCGAGGCGCTGCGGCGGCAGCGGACGTTCGTGGCGGACGCGTCGCACGAGCTGCGCGCGCCGTTGACGCGGCTGCACACCCGTACCCAACTGCTGGCCCGCCGGGCGCGCGGTTCGTCGGCGCCGGTATCCCCGGCCGAGCTGGACACGCTGGTCGACGGCACCCGCGAGCTGGGCGAGGTGGTGGAAGACCTGCTGCTGTCGGCGCAGGCGGGGTGCGAGCGCCCGTCGCTGGAGCCGGTGGAGCTGGGCCTGCTGGCGGAGCAGGCGGTGGCCGCCGAGGCCGTCCGCGCGGGCGACCGCCGGGTGCACATCTGCGTGCACCGTTCCCCGGGGCTGGCCGACGTCGTCCCGGGGGTGCCCACGGCGTTGCGCCGCGTGCTCTCGGCGCTGCTGGACAACGCCATCGGCCACACCCCGCCGGGCGGTTCGATCGAGGTGACCCTGGCCAACCCGGACGACCGGCACGTGGAACTCCGCGTGCAGGACACGGGAACGGGGTTCGCCCAGCGTGACGCGGAGCGCCTGTTCGAGCGCTTCGCCCACGGCACCAGCGGCGAGGGGCGCCGTTTCGGCTTGGGTCTCGCCTTGGTCCACGAGGTCGTCACCGGCCACGGCGGCACCATCGCGGCCGCCGGAGCGCCGGGCGTGGGCGCGACTTTCACCCTGCGTTTCACCCGCGCTGCTCGCTAG
- a CDS encoding alpha/beta fold hydrolase translates to MTAPLHVREDGPSDAPVVLLVHGFSGSLRSYDRLVPLLAEDYRVVRVDLRGHGSTGGHTGLDALSQASAVANVLEVLGCSAVTAVGHSFGADVVLALAERTGLVERVVVIGQAPDYSYATFPPGHGLLPLVGGPLRLLAASPFLRRFDLVADFAVSSPAMDRTVLVDRRRVLAARPLDVQLRELGLPALVILGARDSLYDCAKTATRYAAAGARVEVVANAGHSVASTRPAEVALLLRKLLVSGYDG, encoded by the coding sequence ATGACGGCGCCGCTGCACGTCCGCGAGGACGGACCGTCGGACGCGCCGGTTGTGTTGCTGGTGCACGGGTTCAGCGGCTCGCTGCGCTCGTACGACCGGCTCGTCCCGCTGCTCGCCGAGGACTACCGCGTGGTGCGCGTCGACCTGCGCGGCCACGGTTCGACGGGCGGGCATACCGGCCTCGATGCGCTCTCGCAGGCCTCGGCGGTGGCGAACGTGTTGGAGGTACTCGGTTGTTCGGCGGTCACGGCCGTCGGGCACTCCTTCGGCGCCGACGTGGTGCTGGCGCTGGCCGAGCGGACGGGCCTGGTCGAGCGGGTGGTCGTGATCGGGCAGGCGCCGGACTACAGCTACGCGACGTTCCCGCCGGGCCACGGCCTGCTCCCGTTGGTCGGCGGCCCGCTGCGGTTACTCGCGGCCAGCCCGTTTCTGCGGCGATTCGACCTCGTGGCGGACTTCGCCGTGAGCAGTCCCGCCATGGACCGCACCGTCCTGGTCGACCGGCGGCGCGTCCTCGCGGCCCGGCCGCTGGACGTCCAATTGCGTGAGCTGGGCCTGCCCGCGCTGGTGATCCTCGGTGCCCGCGACAGCTTGTACGACTGCGCGAAAACCGCGACCCGTTACGCGGCGGCGGGGGCTCGGGTGGAAGTGGTGGCGAATGCGGGGCACTCCGTGGCGAGTACCCGGCCGGCGGAAGTCGCGTTGCTGCTGAGGAAACTGCTCGTGAGTGGCTATGACGGTTAG
- a CDS encoding response regulator transcription factor — MLLVEDDRELAGMLAELLREEGYDTDQAHDGQRGLHLGLTGHYDVIVLDRRLPVMDGLAVLAGLRRKAVTARVLVLSALGELADRVNGLDAGADDYLVKPFETDELLARLRALCRRDLDGAESIPLGTAALDLLRHEVVLARGERVTLSGREFELLRTLAQRPKSIHPRAALRTNVFADSTGESIVDTYVYYLRRKLGRDVVKTVHGLGYQIGAM, encoded by the coding sequence GTGCTCCTGGTCGAGGACGACCGTGAACTGGCCGGGATGCTCGCCGAGCTGCTCCGCGAGGAGGGTTACGACACCGACCAGGCGCACGACGGTCAGCGCGGCCTGCACCTCGGGCTCACCGGGCACTACGACGTGATCGTCCTCGACCGGCGGCTGCCGGTGATGGACGGCTTGGCCGTGCTCGCCGGGCTGCGGCGCAAGGCCGTCACGGCGCGGGTGCTGGTGCTCTCGGCGCTGGGCGAGCTGGCCGACCGCGTGAACGGCCTCGACGCGGGCGCCGACGACTACCTGGTGAAGCCGTTCGAGACCGACGAACTGCTCGCGCGCCTGCGGGCGCTCTGCCGTCGTGACCTCGACGGCGCGGAGTCGATCCCGCTCGGCACGGCGGCGCTGGACCTGCTGCGCCACGAGGTGGTGCTGGCGCGCGGCGAGCGCGTGACGCTGTCCGGGCGCGAGTTCGAGCTGCTGCGCACGCTGGCGCAGCGGCCGAAGTCGATCCACCCGCGCGCCGCGCTGCGCACCAACGTGTTCGCCGACTCGACGGGGGAGTCCATAGTGGACACATACGTGTACTACCTGCGGCGCAAGCTGGGCCGGGACGTGGTGAAGACCGTGCACGGCCTCGGTTACCAGATCGGGGCCATGTGA
- a CDS encoding amidohydrolase family protein: MDTLITADRVLPRPNTPLEHGAVLVRDGEIVAVGRRDDVAPLAIDPVTRDFPGGTVLAGLFNVHVHLSFDASPEMLPNFLAADEETLADGARDRLTQLLRSGVTTVRDLGGRTVSKPGVGPRLLASGPPLTVPEGHCHFFGGAVSGDNEIRALVDANAAAGADVIKVMASGGQITEGGADMWESQFDSAALRVVVEQAARHGLPVAAHAHGADAIADCADAGVATIEHCTFMTGPGQTDLRPDVARRMAAANISACSTSSRNWRMMAERMGEEVSRRVYGRLPWLEEHGVRLIAGTDAGLRGSVFDDPVGALELYEWLGFSRRRILEISTEDSAAGLGLGGVTGRLEAGLAADVLVVDGDPLADLDALRHPLLVMAEGRIA, encoded by the coding sequence GTGGACACCCTGATCACCGCGGACCGCGTGCTGCCCCGGCCGAACACCCCGCTGGAGCACGGCGCGGTGCTGGTCCGCGACGGCGAGATCGTCGCCGTGGGCCGCCGTGACGACGTGGCGCCGCTGGCGATCGACCCGGTGACCCGTGACTTCCCCGGCGGGACCGTGCTCGCCGGGCTGTTCAACGTCCACGTGCACCTGTCGTTCGACGCGAGCCCGGAGATGCTGCCGAACTTCCTGGCCGCGGACGAGGAAACCCTGGCCGACGGCGCGCGCGACCGGCTGACGCAGCTCCTCCGCAGCGGGGTCACGACCGTCCGCGACCTCGGCGGCCGCACCGTCTCGAAGCCCGGCGTCGGCCCGCGGCTGCTGGCGTCCGGCCCGCCGTTGACCGTCCCGGAGGGCCACTGCCACTTCTTCGGCGGCGCGGTGTCCGGGGACAACGAGATCCGCGCGCTGGTCGACGCCAACGCCGCGGCCGGCGCCGACGTGATCAAGGTGATGGCCAGCGGCGGCCAGATCACCGAGGGCGGCGCGGACATGTGGGAATCGCAGTTCGACTCGGCCGCGCTGCGGGTCGTCGTCGAGCAGGCGGCCCGGCACGGCCTGCCGGTGGCCGCGCACGCGCACGGCGCGGACGCGATCGCGGACTGCGCGGACGCGGGCGTCGCGACGATCGAGCACTGCACCTTCATGACCGGGCCGGGGCAGACGGACCTGCGGCCGGACGTCGCCCGGCGGATGGCCGCGGCGAACATCTCCGCCTGCTCCACCAGCAGCCGCAACTGGCGGATGATGGCCGAGCGGATGGGCGAGGAAGTGAGCAGGCGCGTCTACGGCCGGCTGCCCTGGCTCGAAGAGCACGGCGTCCGCCTGATCGCGGGCACCGACGCGGGCCTGCGCGGCTCGGTCTTCGACGACCCGGTCGGCGCGCTGGAGCTGTACGAGTGGCTCGGCTTCTCGCGCCGCCGCATCCTGGAGATCTCGACGGAGGACAGCGCCGCGGGCCTCGGCCTGGGCGGCGTCACCGGCCGCCTGGAGGCCGGGCTGGCCGCGGACGTCCTGGTCGTCGACGGTGATCCCCTCGCCGACCTCGACGCACTGCGGCACCCGCTGCTGGTCATGGCGGAGGGCCGCATCGCCTGA
- a CDS encoding flavodoxin family protein produces the protein MATLLIVHHTPSPSMQAMFEAVLAGAKHPDIEGVDVVRRPALGATAADVLAADGYLLGTPANLGSMSGALKHFFDTVYYPCLDATRGRPFGAYVHGNNDTAGTVRQLDAITTGLGWERVAEPVLVTGEPGKAELDALRELGGTVAATLMS, from the coding sequence ATGGCAACGCTGTTGATCGTGCACCACACGCCTTCGCCCTCGATGCAGGCGATGTTCGAGGCCGTGCTCGCCGGCGCGAAGCACCCGGACATCGAGGGGGTCGACGTCGTCCGCCGTCCCGCGCTCGGCGCGACCGCCGCCGACGTGCTCGCCGCCGACGGCTACCTGCTCGGCACGCCCGCCAACCTCGGCAGCATGAGCGGCGCGCTGAAGCACTTCTTCGACACCGTCTACTACCCCTGCCTCGACGCCACACGCGGGCGCCCGTTCGGCGCGTACGTGCACGGCAACAACGACACCGCGGGCACCGTCCGCCAGCTCGACGCGATCACCACCGGCCTCGGCTGGGAACGGGTGGCGGAACCGGTGCTCGTCACGGGCGAACCGGGCAAAGCGGAATTGGACGCGCTGCGGGAATTGGGCGGCACAGTGGCGGCGACGCTGATGTCCTGA
- the hisS gene encoding histidine--tRNA ligase — protein sequence MPEYLSTAPVKGTRDFLPAEMSVRTQVFGHLYEVLESYGFLRYDGPVLEQAEVYERKSGQEIADQQLYTLTTRGGERLALRPEMTPSVARMIAGNAKSLSFPVRWYSHPNCHRYERPQRGRVREHWQINADIFGSDSANCEIEMFELIHDLMGALGASPDMFAVRVNDRNLLSSALTDVVGVSAEQLPQVFALVDRWEKTAADDLAASAAEIGLADKQFEKLTETLAAGPALLDELPAEVKENSNLVRVLSSSAASLVRFEPMIVRGLAYYTSTVFEVFDTSPQNRRALFGGGRYSDLASLFTKEQIPGIGFGMGDVTLMDFLSTHGLTPSPRSEVDVVVIPVTEELGDAAREVATSLRRAGLRTSTPLEPRKLGKELTRADKSGAAAVVIVGQEDWAAGNVTVRGLATREQQQVALAEVPAVVSALLDH from the coding sequence GTGCCTGAATACCTGTCGACCGCGCCTGTCAAGGGGACCCGAGACTTCCTCCCCGCCGAAATGTCCGTCCGCACGCAGGTGTTCGGCCATCTCTACGAGGTGCTGGAGAGCTACGGCTTCCTCCGCTACGACGGCCCGGTGCTGGAGCAGGCCGAGGTCTACGAGCGGAAGTCCGGCCAGGAGATCGCCGACCAGCAGCTGTACACGCTGACCACGCGGGGCGGCGAGCGGCTGGCGCTGCGCCCGGAGATGACGCCGTCGGTGGCGCGGATGATCGCGGGCAACGCGAAGTCGCTCTCGTTCCCGGTGCGCTGGTACAGCCACCCGAACTGCCACCGCTACGAGCGCCCGCAGCGCGGCCGCGTGCGTGAGCACTGGCAGATCAACGCGGACATCTTCGGCTCGGACAGCGCGAACTGCGAGATCGAGATGTTCGAGCTGATCCACGACCTGATGGGCGCGCTCGGTGCGTCGCCGGACATGTTCGCGGTGCGCGTGAACGACCGGAACCTGCTCTCCTCGGCGCTCACCGACGTCGTCGGCGTCAGCGCCGAGCAGCTGCCGCAGGTGTTCGCGCTGGTGGACCGCTGGGAGAAGACGGCGGCCGACGACCTTGCCGCGAGCGCGGCGGAGATCGGGCTCGCGGACAAGCAGTTCGAGAAGCTGACCGAGACGCTCGCCGCGGGCCCGGCGCTGCTCGACGAGCTGCCCGCCGAGGTCAAGGAGAACTCGAACCTGGTGCGCGTGCTGTCCAGCAGCGCCGCGAGCCTGGTGCGCTTCGAGCCGATGATCGTGCGCGGGCTGGCCTACTACACGTCCACCGTGTTCGAGGTCTTCGACACCTCGCCGCAGAACCGCCGCGCCCTGTTCGGCGGCGGCCGGTACAGCGACCTCGCGTCGCTGTTCACCAAGGAGCAGATCCCCGGCATCGGCTTCGGCATGGGCGACGTGACGCTGATGGACTTCCTCAGCACGCACGGCCTCACGCCGTCCCCGCGCAGCGAGGTCGACGTCGTGGTGATCCCGGTGACCGAGGAGCTGGGCGACGCGGCGCGCGAGGTCGCGACGTCGCTGCGCCGCGCGGGCCTGCGCACGTCCACCCCGCTGGAGCCGCGCAAGCTGGGCAAGGAACTGACCCGCGCCGACAAGTCCGGGGCGGCCGCCGTGGTCATCGTCGGCCAGGAGGACTGGGCGGCGGGAAACGTTACTGTCCGGGGCCTTGCCACTCGCGAACAGCAGCAGGTCGCGCTGGCGGAGGTGCCGGCCGTGGTTTCCGCGTTGCTCGACCACTAA
- a CDS encoding XRE family transcriptional regulator, whose translation MPSQRTFAEKLSTLIDSARADGRAPHSYREMSAAIERAGGPAMSPAYLQQLATGKRVNPKIHYVEALAKLFAVPVTYFFEDEAERGTGGGGADVEVKLMAMRAQELSPQGRRQVMALLDLVERYEKAERDSPGGT comes from the coding sequence ATGCCATCGCAGCGCACCTTCGCGGAGAAACTGAGCACGTTGATCGACTCCGCCCGCGCCGACGGCCGCGCGCCGCACAGCTATCGGGAGATGTCGGCGGCGATCGAGCGGGCCGGCGGTCCCGCGATGTCGCCGGCGTACCTGCAGCAACTGGCCACGGGCAAGCGGGTCAACCCGAAGATCCATTACGTCGAGGCGCTCGCGAAGCTGTTCGCCGTGCCGGTGACCTACTTCTTCGAAGACGAGGCCGAACGGGGAACCGGGGGCGGTGGCGCCGACGTCGAAGTGAAGCTGATGGCCATGCGCGCGCAGGAGCTTTCGCCGCAGGGCCGCCGCCAGGTGATGGCCCTGCTGGACCTGGTGGAGCGGTACGAGAAGGCGGAGCGGGACAGCCCGGGGGGCACGTGA
- a CDS encoding MAB_1171c family putative transporter, producing MNSGSLLALVLFAVALGWRLYQLVRSPRLPNGAVTAAIACLTAGFLFQQKGISDWFDALTAPGGARLANNVLLAGAACALLVFFHGSAHGEGQVRQVADPAESRRTRAATDRLEGTPFRRGCRRISNDWHSMVELVPLGAAVVLMFVATGLTPAPLRGAALSPATVHVSGIALFYLGAGLYLIYAIVACVWWITRYQRTADRHLRTGLRLAAAGLAAAAIGSTFRALYIVVAWAFGPVVPALLWLGVPFVVIGSVLFLAGITYPGVRARLSALGRRRRHRDDLERLAPLWTLLAKAYPSIVLRTPPGGMRDRLAVHRRYYRRVIEIRDGLVQLSPYLDTDFAALTAEDPAAAAKALRRALDRQVAGEANDGRAKLVLPGGASDLESDVRPLLALSAAVSGKDD from the coding sequence GTGAACTCCGGGTCCCTGCTCGCCCTCGTGCTCTTCGCCGTCGCGCTCGGCTGGCGGCTGTACCAGCTGGTGCGCTCGCCGCGGCTGCCGAACGGGGCCGTCACGGCGGCCATCGCGTGCCTGACCGCGGGGTTCCTGTTCCAGCAGAAGGGAATCTCGGACTGGTTCGACGCGCTGACCGCCCCGGGAGGCGCGCGCCTCGCGAACAACGTGCTGCTCGCCGGCGCCGCCTGCGCGCTGCTGGTCTTCTTCCACGGCTCCGCGCACGGAGAGGGCCAGGTGCGCCAGGTTGCTGATCCGGCCGAAAGCAGGCGGACACGGGCTGCAACCGATCGACTCGAAGGAACCCCTTTCCGCCGTGGCTGCCGTCGGATCAGCAACGACTGGCACAGCATGGTGGAGCTGGTGCCGCTCGGGGCCGCCGTCGTGCTGATGTTCGTGGCGACGGGCCTGACCCCGGCGCCGCTGCGGGGCGCCGCACTGAGCCCGGCCACGGTGCACGTCTCCGGCATCGCGCTGTTCTACCTCGGCGCCGGGCTGTACCTGATCTACGCGATCGTGGCGTGCGTCTGGTGGATCACCCGGTACCAGCGCACGGCGGACCGGCACCTGCGCACCGGCCTGCGCCTGGCCGCCGCGGGCCTCGCCGCGGCGGCGATCGGCAGCACGTTCCGCGCGCTGTACATCGTGGTCGCGTGGGCGTTCGGGCCGGTGGTGCCCGCGCTGCTGTGGCTGGGCGTGCCGTTCGTGGTGATCGGCAGCGTGCTGTTCCTGGCCGGGATCACCTACCCCGGCGTCCGCGCGCGGCTCTCGGCGCTCGGCCGCCGCCGCCGTCATCGCGACGACCTCGAGCGGCTTGCTCCACTGTGGACACTGCTGGCGAAGGCCTACCCGAGCATCGTGCTGCGCACGCCCCCGGGCGGGATGCGCGACCGGCTCGCCGTGCACCGCCGCTACTACCGGCGCGTCATCGAGATCCGCGACGGCCTCGTTCAGCTCAGCCCGTACCTCGACACCGACTTCGCCGCGCTCACGGCCGAAGACCCGGCCGCGGCGGCGAAAGCGCTGCGGCGGGCGCTCGACCGGCAGGTCGCGGGCGAGGCGAACGACGGCCGCGCGAAGCTCGTCCTGCCCGGCGGCGCGAGCGACCTGGAGTCAGACGTCCGGCCGCTGCTCGCGCTTTCGGCGGCCGTATCCGGAAAGGACGATTGA
- a CDS encoding TetR/AcrR family transcriptional regulator — MTTRVPRRRTETRRRLLDAALEVFAEEGFGRSTVEQICERAGYTRGAFYSNFASLDELFLAMWEQRSAAMIDGLRAAFDEAGADDVTDVRAAVELLLPAIPVDDAWYRVSAEFTAHALRNPGLRRMMTAREDAIVEALMPLLERLLARAGRTVPDRAALGQALIAAHDGTTVQCLMEPDDPVVWQRRTDLAVHVVTAYSTPGV, encoded by the coding sequence ATGACCACTCGGGTACCCCGGCGCCGGACCGAGACCCGGCGACGGCTGCTGGACGCCGCCCTCGAAGTGTTCGCCGAAGAGGGCTTCGGACGGTCCACTGTGGAGCAGATCTGCGAGCGCGCGGGGTACACGCGCGGCGCGTTCTACTCGAACTTCGCCTCGCTGGACGAGCTTTTCCTGGCCATGTGGGAGCAGCGGTCCGCGGCGATGATCGACGGGCTGCGGGCGGCGTTCGACGAGGCGGGCGCGGACGACGTCACCGATGTGCGCGCCGCCGTCGAGCTGCTGCTGCCGGCGATCCCGGTGGACGACGCCTGGTACCGGGTCAGCGCCGAATTCACCGCGCACGCCCTGCGCAATCCGGGCCTGCGGCGGATGATGACGGCGCGTGAGGACGCGATCGTCGAGGCGCTGATGCCGTTGCTCGAACGCCTGCTCGCGCGGGCCGGGCGGACCGTGCCCGACCGCGCCGCGCTGGGCCAGGCACTGATCGCGGCCCACGACGGCACCACCGTGCAGTGCCTGATGGAACCGGACGACCCCGTGGTGTGGCAGCGCCGCACCGACCTCGCCGTGCACGTCGTGACGGCTTACAGCACCCCAGGAGTGTGA
- a CDS encoding FAD-binding dehydrogenase: MTFEPDVIVVGAGLAGLVATHELVKAGRRVLVLDQENRANLGGQAFWSLGGLMFVDSPEQRRLGVKDSYELALRDWLDSAGFDREDEDHWARKWAEAYVRFATTEKRQYLRDLGLRVTPMVGWAERGGGTAGGHGNSVPRFHLTWGTGPEVVRVFAEPVLDGERRGLVQFAFRHQVDELVVEDGAAVGVRGTVLVPSDEERGRKSSREKAGEFELRAKAVLVSSGGIGHNHELVRRNWPVERLGPVPATMIPGVPAHVDGRMIAITETAGANVVNRDRMWHYTEGIHNWDPIWPNHAIRIIPGPSSLWFDATGQRLPAPNFPGFDTNGSLKTILATGHDYSWFVLTQTILEKEFMLSGSEQNPDITGKDLKLTLTARAAKGAPGPVDAFKRHGVDFVVAQDVPALVDGMNKLSRGPRIDAAELESQIVARDLEVGNPYSKDLQLMAVANARRFIGDRVARVVKPHRFLDPAHGPLIAVRLNILTRKTLGGVQTTLDSQAVRADGSAFPGLYAAGEVAGFGGGGVHGYNALEGTFLGGCIFSGRAAGRAMARAVE; the protein is encoded by the coding sequence ATGACCTTCGAACCGGACGTCATCGTGGTCGGGGCGGGCCTCGCCGGGCTCGTCGCGACGCACGAGCTGGTCAAGGCGGGCCGCCGGGTGCTCGTGCTGGACCAGGAGAACCGCGCCAACCTCGGCGGCCAGGCGTTCTGGTCGCTGGGCGGGCTGATGTTCGTCGACAGCCCCGAGCAGCGCCGGCTCGGTGTGAAGGACTCCTACGAACTCGCGTTGCGCGACTGGCTCGACTCCGCGGGCTTCGACCGTGAGGACGAGGACCACTGGGCGCGGAAGTGGGCCGAGGCGTACGTGCGCTTCGCCACCACCGAGAAGCGCCAGTACCTGCGTGACCTGGGCCTGCGCGTGACGCCGATGGTCGGCTGGGCCGAGCGCGGCGGCGGCACGGCGGGCGGGCACGGCAACTCCGTGCCGCGGTTCCACCTCACCTGGGGCACCGGCCCCGAGGTGGTGCGGGTGTTCGCCGAGCCCGTCCTCGACGGCGAGCGGCGCGGGCTGGTCCAGTTCGCGTTCCGGCACCAGGTGGACGAGCTGGTCGTCGAAGACGGCGCGGCGGTCGGCGTCCGCGGCACGGTGCTGGTGCCGTCCGACGAGGAGCGCGGCCGGAAGTCGTCGCGCGAGAAGGCGGGCGAGTTCGAGCTGCGGGCGAAGGCGGTGCTGGTCAGCTCGGGCGGCATCGGCCACAACCACGAGCTGGTCCGGCGCAACTGGCCGGTCGAGCGGCTGGGCCCGGTGCCCGCCACGATGATCCCCGGCGTGCCGGCCCATGTGGACGGTCGCATGATCGCGATCACCGAGACGGCCGGCGCGAACGTGGTGAACCGCGACCGGATGTGGCACTACACCGAGGGAATCCACAACTGGGACCCGATCTGGCCGAACCACGCGATCCGGATCATCCCCGGCCCGTCGTCACTCTGGTTCGACGCCACCGGGCAGCGCCTGCCCGCGCCGAACTTCCCCGGCTTCGACACCAACGGGTCGCTGAAGACGATCCTCGCCACCGGCCACGACTACTCGTGGTTCGTGCTGACGCAGACGATCCTGGAGAAGGAGTTCATGCTGTCGGGCTCGGAGCAGAACCCGGACATCACCGGCAAGGACCTCAAGCTGACGCTGACCGCCCGCGCGGCCAAGGGCGCGCCGGGGCCGGTCGACGCGTTCAAGCGCCATGGCGTGGACTTCGTTGTCGCGCAGGATGTTCCCGCACTCGTCGACGGGATGAACAAGCTCTCGCGCGGGCCGCGGATCGACGCCGCGGAGCTGGAGAGCCAGATCGTGGCCCGGGATCTGGAGGTCGGGAACCCGTACTCGAAGGACCTGCAGCTGATGGCCGTCGCGAACGCGCGCCGGTTCATCGGCGACCGGGTGGCGCGGGTGGTCAAGCCGCACCGTTTCCTCGACCCCGCGCACGGGCCGTTGATCGCCGTCCGGCTGAACATCCTGACCCGCAAGACCCTCGGCGGCGTCCAGACCACTTTGGACTCCCAGGCGGTCCGCGCCGACGGCTCGGCGTTCCCCGGCCTGTACGCCGCGGGTGAGGTCGCGGGCTTCGGCGGCGGTGGCGTCCACGGTTACAACGCACTGGAGGGCACTTTCCTGGGCGGCTGCATCTTCTCCGGCCGCGCCGCGGGCCGGGCGATGGCCCGGGCCGTGGAATGA